The genomic segment TGGTATTCAGAGAATATTCTTATTCGACATTTTTTGTGATATAGTAAGTCTGAAAGGAGTTTGCCTCAATGGAAAAATTGACGATGAAGGAAATCGCCAAAAGGGCGAAAGTGTCTCAACCTACCGTCTCCAGAGTCATCAACGGGCATAAAGGCGTTAGCGAGGAAATCGTTAATGTCGTTAATAAAGTCATTGAAGAAGCTGGATATATTCCCAACAAAGCTGCTCAGTCATTGAAGAAAAGCAGTACGAATATCATCGGCATATGCGTAAAGGAAATCTATAATCCTTATTTTGTCGAGATCATCCATTCGTTGGAGCTTGAATCGAGGAAAAACGGTTACAGCATTTTGCTGCACAATTCAAATTTCAATCCGGTTACGGAATGGGAAAATATTCAAAACTTTATTTCCCGTCAAGTAGACGGTATGATCATTGTCCCGACTGGCGATTTTAACTTGGAGCGAATTTCGAAGCTGGAAACGCCCGCCGTTGTGATTACACAAAATTATAAATTCATCGATAGCGTTGGACTCAATCACCTACAAGCAGGCAAACTGGCCGGGGAACGATTTATTCATTCGGGGCATCAGACATTCGGGTATATTGGAGCGGAGCAAGACGGAGAGAAGTTTTACGGGTTCGTAAATGTACTGCAAGAGAATGGATTCGAATTCCAGTCATCAAACTTCATTCAAGTTTCTGAATCGTCCAATAGTAC from the Paenibacillus sp. BIHB 4019 genome contains:
- a CDS encoding LacI family DNA-binding transcriptional regulator; amino-acid sequence: MEKLTMKEIAKRAKVSQPTVSRVINGHKGVSEEIVNVVNKVIEEAGYIPNKAAQSLKKSSTNIIGICVKEIYNPYFVEIIHSLELESRKNGYSILLHNSNFNPVTEWENIQNFISRQVDGMIIVPTGDFNLERISKLETPAVVITQNYKFIDSVGLNHLQAGKLAGERFIHSGHQTFGYIGAEQDGEKFYGFVNVLQENGFEFQSSNFIQVSESSNSTYLIRRDIEKYLDYPENHKFTCIFAENDIMALEFMRAAQEKQIRIPEEISIIGFDDTYLSKIMEISSIHQPIGDMAKTTFEVLMNRMNQKLSSSLVNILMEPTLIERKSSKIRRS